In Aspergillus luchuensis IFO 4308 DNA, chromosome 1, nearly complete sequence, the following are encoded in one genomic region:
- a CDS encoding SANT/Myb-like DNA-binding domain-containing protein (COG:K;~EggNog:ENOG410PPD8;~InterPro:IPR017930,IPR009057,IPR017877,IPR001005;~PFAM:PF00249,PF13921), translating to MNFDHTPYYVQPLYPKMLERSSCDYESTERDWDNCVSSAMSSPPTSKRIKTSISANAPSHLIAQQQVNPFSRVPSFEGIPMPQTQIPPQNPRKRRASPQSGSAATMAAPGAAPATGETAHEQGPGGSEPAPKKKGRTNTPWTAEEEQRLKTMRDAGRTWSEIAKTFPARTEGSVKKHWYKDMHYAEFAEDESVALREAIREYDANKWKAIGLKVGKPAKACEQYAKEHFKDL from the exons ATGAACTTTGACCA tactccgtactatgTCCAGCCTCTGTATCCTAAGATGCTAGAAAGGTCTTCCTGTGATT ATGAATCGACAGAACGTGATTGGGATAACTGCGTATCATCAGCCATGTC GTCCCCTCCAACATCTAAGCGAATCAAGACTTCCATCTCTGCCAACGCACCATCACACCTGATAGCTCAACAGCAAGTCAATCCCTTTTCAAGAGTGCCTTCGTTCGAGGGCATTCCTATGCCCCAAACTCAGATTCCTCCCCAGAATCCGCGCAAACGCCGTGCTTCCCCTCAGTCAGGCTCTGCGGCTACCATGGCGGCGCCAGGCGCGGCTCCGGCGACGGGAGAAACTGCGCACGAGCAAGGACCTGGAGGATCGGAGCCGGCCcctaagaagaaggggaggaccAACACTCCGTGGACTGCTGAGGAAGAGCAGAGGCTGAAAACCATGCGCGACGCGGGTCGCACCTGGAGCGAGATTGCCAAG ACATTCCCTGCCCGGACCGAAGGCAGCGTCAAGAAACATTGGTACAAA GACATGCACTATGCCGAATTTGCTGAAGACGAG TCCGTAGCACTTCGGGAAGCGATTAGGGAATACGATGCAAATAAATGGAAGGCGATTGGACTGAAAGTCGGAAAGCCAGCCAAG GCGTGCGAACAATATGCGAAAGAACATTTCAAGGACCTTTAG